A stretch of Acipenser ruthenus chromosome 1, fAciRut3.2 maternal haplotype, whole genome shotgun sequence DNA encodes these proteins:
- the tomm5 gene encoding mitochondrial import receptor subunit TOM5 homolog, producing the protein MFKIEGLGPKMDPEEMKKKMREDVILSVRNFLIYVTLLRVTPYLLQKLDSI; encoded by the exons ATGTTCAAGATCGAAGGACTGGGGCCAAAGATGGATCCCGAGGAGATGAAGAAGAAAATGAGAGAGGACGTTATCTTATCTGTCAGGAACTTTCTGATATATGTGACGTTGCTCAGAGTCA CTCCTTACCTCCTGCAGAAACTGGATAGCATATAA